TATATAGTCCTGCCCATCAGGAAACTGGCGCCGGCGCGAATGCGGTGGGGGGCATTCCCGACCTCCGGTCCCCGGCCTGGAAGAAGGGAACCTTTATGTGCTTCTGCTCTTACTGAAGCTTTACATGATCAAGGTCGCAATCAACGGATTCGGCACTATCGGCAAGAGAGTCGCCGATGCGGTCGCCGCTCAGCCCGATATGGAGGTCGTGGGAGTCTCCAAGACCAGGCCCAGCGCCGAGGCATACATCGCGAACCAGCGCGGCTACCCTCTGTACATCGCGGAGATCAACAAGCGCAAGGCCTTCGAGGACGCCGACATCGAGGTCGCAGGCGACGTCACCGAGATGATCAAGCACGCGGACATCGTCGTGGACGCCACGCCGGGCGGCGTCGGCGTGAAGAACAAGAAACTCTACGAACTCTACGGCGTCAAGGCGATCTGGCAGGGTGGCGAGGACCACGAGATCGCGGGCTTCTCCTTCTGCTCCAGCTGCAACTATGCCGAGGCGAAGAACCGCCAGTTCGTGCGTGTCGTCTCCTGCAACACCACCGGTCTCTGCCGGATCATCCAGGCCATGGACGAAAAGTTCGGGGTAGAGAGAGTGCGGGCGACGATGGTCCGCCGCGGTTCAGACCCCGGCGAAGTGAAGAAAGGGCCGGTCGACGCGATCGTCCTCAACCCCGTCGAGATCCCGAGCCACCACGGCCCCGACGTCCAGACCGTCCTCCCGCAGATCGACATCACCACGATGGCAATGATCGTGCCGACCACCTTCATGCACATGCACGCCGTCCAGATGGACCTCGGGAGCGATGCGACCCGCGAGGAAGTCATCGAGATCATCGAGAAACACCCGCGGCTGGGCCTTGTGCGCAAGGGCACCGGGATCACGAGCACCGCGGAGCTGAAGGAGTTCGCGCAGGACATGGGCAGGAGGCGCGCCGACCTCTACGAGAACTGCATCTTCGCAGAGTCCATTGGATTCGTCGGCCGTGAACTCTTCCTCTTCCAGGCGATCCACCAGGAGGCCGACGTCGTCGTCGAGAACGTCGACGCCATCCGCGCCATGATGAACGGGGCCGACGATGCCGCCACCTCCATCGCGATGACCAACCGGGCACTTGGCTTCACTGCCATTTGAAGAAGGATTAATCCCCCGGACATCCCATATTCTTTTATGGATCCATACTCTCTTGCCACGCGTAACACCGTGGAGATCGTCACCGACGAGGAGCTGCGGGCCCTCCTCCAGAAGCCCGTTCGGCGTGTCTACGCCGGCTACGAGCCCTCGGGCGAGATCCACCTCGGCCACCTGGTGACCATCAACAAGCTGATGGACCTTCAGAAGGCCGGGTTCGAGGTGACCGTCCTCCTCGCCGACCTCCATGCCTTCCTCAACCACAAGGGCACGCTCGACGAGGTCAGGGAGACCGCCGAGTACAACCGCCGGTGCTTCGAGGCCCTCGGCCTGAAAGACGCAAAGTTCGTCATGGGCACCGACCTTCAGCTCAACTCCGAATACGAACTCCTTGTCCTCCAGCTCTCGCAGGAGGTCACGGTCAACCGGGCGCACCGTTCGATGGACGAGGTCGGCCGCGGCATGGACCACCCGGCCGTCTCCCAGATGGTCTACCCGATCATGCAGATGGCCGACATCGCGCTCCTCGGCGTCGACGCCGCGGTCGGCGGGATCGACCAGAGGAAGATTCACATGCTTGCCCGGGAGTACCTGCCGGGCATGGGCTACGCCTCGCCGGTCTGCATCCATACCCCGATCATCAACGGCCTGGACGGCAAGAAGATGTCCTCGTCTGCCGGAAACCTCATCTCGGTCGCGGACAGCGAGGACGAGATCAGGGCAAAGATGAAGAAGGCCTTCTGCCCGCCGGGTATCGAGGAGAACCCGGTGCTTCAGGTGCTCCAGCACCACATCTTCCCCCGCTTCGAGACGGTCGTGATGCACAGACCGGCGAAGTTCGGCGGCGACCTTGAGTTCTCCTCGTACGCCGGGGTGGAGGCCGCCTATGGCGCGGGCCAGGTTCACCCCCTCGACCTGAAGATGATGACCGCCGACTACCTCGTCGAGGTGCTCGCCGGCGTGCACGACGCTGTGGTGTAACACTATGGGTGGGGACAGGGAAGGAAAGGAGTTCGACCGGAAGCTCGAAGAGATGGGCATCCGGATCAAGGACGCGGACTCCAGGAAGGTGAGGGGCGAGGTCTTCGACGAGGACACCCTCCTTGCCCTGTACCGCCTTGTCCACAAGAAGAAGATCTCGGCGATCGGCGGATCCATCTCCACCGGTAAGGAGGCGAACGTCTTCCTTGGCGAGAGGGAGGGGAAAACGGTCGCCATCAAGATCTACCGGATGAGGACGGCGAACTTCAAGGCGATGGCCGAATACATCGTCGGCGACCCCCGCTTTGCCGGAATGCGGAAGACGCGCAAGGACATTGTCTTCACCTGGACAAAGAAGGAGTTCGCAAACCTCAAAAGAGCCCGTGAGGCCGGCGTCCCGGTGCCGGAGCCGTACGCCTTCGACAGGAACATCCTGATCATGGAGTTCATCGGGGAAGGCGATACGGCGGCCCCCCAGATCAGGAACGTGGAACTTGAAGACCCGGAAGGGGTGTACAGGGCGGTCATCGGGGAGATAAAGACGCTCTTCCAGGAGGCCAGGCTCGTCCACGGCGACCTGAGTGAATTCAATATACTCTGGCGGGAAAAACCCTATATTATCGATATGGGCCAGGCGGTCACCCGCGAGCACCCGAATGCCGGAACCTTTCTGATCCGGGATATCAGGAATATCAACCGGTTTTTCTCCTCTTTCTGCTCTGTGGAGGACGAGGACGCGCTGGTGCGCGAGGTGACGGGCGGAACATTCCGGCCCCTGGCAGATAAGGAGCGGTGAATCAGATGACAGTACAGGAAATCAGGATTGGTGCAAACAGGATCGGCGCCCTCATTGGAAAGGACGGCGCCGTCAAGAAGGCGCTGGAGGAGAAGACAGGGGCCGCGATCCAGATCGACAGCGACGAGGGCGAGGTGCGGATCGAGGGGGAGGACGCGGCAGGCGTGCTCAGGGCGACCGATGTCGTCACCGCGATCGCGCGGGGCTTCTCGCCTGAGCGAGCGTTCAGGCTCCTCGATGACGAGGACCTCACTATCGACGTCATCGACCTCTCTGTGGTGGAACCCTCCCCGCGCCAGCAGGAGCGGCTCCGCGGCAGGATCATCGGCAAAGCCGGGAAGGCGCGGGAGCAGATCGAGGACATGGCCTATGTCGTGATCTCGGTGCAGGGCAAGACCGTCACCCTGATCGGGACGCCCGAACACCTCAAGAATGCCCGTACAGCCCTCGAGATGCTCATCAACGGCGTGCCCCACGAGACCGTCTACTCCTTCCTGGAGAAGAAGCGGCGCGAGGAGAAGGAAAATATCCTGGACTACTACTACTGATCCCCGCGCGCCCGGCGTTATTTCCGGTGGAGAGATATATACATCCAACAACTATATTTTCTACAATCTGTGGACATGGTCTTGAATTTCGAGTGGAAACAAAGGGGTCCATATGAAGGTTGCTGACCTGCCTCTTCCCGACGCCCTCAGGTCGCAGTACAGTGCACGCGGGATCGAGGCGCTCTACCCTCCCCAGGAGGCCTGTGTCAGGGCCGGGATCTTCGAGGGGAAAAACCTTCTGTGCGCCATCCCGACGGCGAGCGGCAAGACCATCGTTGCCGAGATGGTGATGCACCGCCATATCGCCGACGGCGGCACGTGCCTGTACATCGTCCCCCTCAAGGCCCTCGCCACCGAGAAGTACGAGGACTTCTCTGGCAAGGGCGTGAAGGTCGGGGTGGCGACTGGCGACCTCGACCGGAAAGACGCCTATCTTGGCAAAAACGATATTATCGTCGCCACCTCGGAGAAGGTGGACTCCCTCCTCAGGAATGCCGCACCCTGGCTCTCCAGGATCACCCTCCTTGTCGTGGACGAGTGCCATCTCATCGCCTCCCCTGACCGGGGTGCGACCCTTGAGATGGTGATCGCGAAACTCAGGCACAGGAACCCGGCGATGCAGGTGATCGCCCTCTCGGCGACTGTGGGCAACCCCGGCGCCCTTGCCGGTTGGCTCGACGCCGAACTCGTGACAAGCGAGTGGCGGCCTGTCGACCTGCGGGAAGGGGTCTTCTACAATGGCATGATCCACTTCGAGGACCATGAAAGAGAGGTGCCGTCAAAGTCGAAGAACGACGACCTGAACCTCTGCCTGGACACGGTCGCGGAGGGCGGGCAGTGCCTTGTCTTCGTCTCGTCGAGGCGGAATGCGGAAGCCTTTGCCAAGAGGGCGGCCGGCGGGCTGAAACTCTCCGAGCCTGCCCTCGACGACGCGGCCGACGCGATCGAACGCGAGGCGGCGACCGACCTCGGCAAGACCCTCGCCCTCTGCGTCAGGAAGGGCGCGGCCTTCCACCACGCCGGTCTCTCGTCGGCGGAGAGGAAGATCGTCGAGGACACCTTCAGGAAAGGGGCGATCCGGGTGATCTCGTCGACGCCCACCCTTGCCGCCGGCCTCAATCTCCCGGCACGGCGGGTGGTGATCCGCGACTACCTCCGTTTCGGCGACGGTGGCATGGCGCCGATCCCGGTGGGTGAGTACAAGCAGATGGCCGGGCGTGCCGGCCGCCCGCACCTCGACCCGTACGGCGAGGCGGTCCTCATCGCAAAGAGTGAGGATGGCTGTCAGGACCTCTTCGAGGCGTACATCGACGCCCCGCCCGAGGAAGTCTCCTCCCAGTGCAACTCGGAGAATGCCCTGCGCACCCATGTCCTCTCCCTTATCGCCACTCGCTTCGTGCAGAGCCGCGGCGAGGTGCTCTCCTTCATGGGGGAGACCTACTATGCCTACGAGCACCAGGGTCTGCGGTCCACCATCCATGAGACCATTGATCGTGTGATCGACTGGCTCGTCGACGCCGAGATGGTGACGGAGTTCGGGGATCGCCTCGAAGCGACAGAGTACGGCGACCTGGTCTCCCGCCTCTACATCGACCCGAGGAGTGCGGAGAAGGTCGTCGCCGCCCTCAGAGGGGCCCCGACCTATACCGACATCGGTCTTCTCGAACTCATCTGCGAGACGCCCGACATGCTCACGCTCTTTTTGCGTAAGGACGACGCCGAGATCCTCCCTCTCTTCCTCCAGGACCACGAGGCCGAACTCTGGACTGGCG
Above is a genomic segment from Methanofollis sp. UBA420 containing:
- a CDS encoding type II glyceraldehyde-3-phosphate dehydrogenase; amino-acid sequence: MIKVAINGFGTIGKRVADAVAAQPDMEVVGVSKTRPSAEAYIANQRGYPLYIAEINKRKAFEDADIEVAGDVTEMIKHADIVVDATPGGVGVKNKKLYELYGVKAIWQGGEDHEIAGFSFCSSCNYAEAKNRQFVRVVSCNTTGLCRIIQAMDEKFGVERVRATMVRRGSDPGEVKKGPVDAIVLNPVEIPSHHGPDVQTVLPQIDITTMAMIVPTTFMHMHAVQMDLGSDATREEVIEIIEKHPRLGLVRKGTGITSTAELKEFAQDMGRRRADLYENCIFAESIGFVGRELFLFQAIHQEADVVVENVDAIRAMMNGADDAATSIAMTNRALGFTAI
- a CDS encoding tyrosine--tRNA ligase, producing MDPYSLATRNTVEIVTDEELRALLQKPVRRVYAGYEPSGEIHLGHLVTINKLMDLQKAGFEVTVLLADLHAFLNHKGTLDEVRETAEYNRRCFEALGLKDAKFVMGTDLQLNSEYELLVLQLSQEVTVNRAHRSMDEVGRGMDHPAVSQMVYPIMQMADIALLGVDAAVGGIDQRKIHMLAREYLPGMGYASPVCIHTPIINGLDGKKMSSSAGNLISVADSEDEIRAKMKKAFCPPGIEENPVLQVLQHHIFPRFETVVMHRPAKFGGDLEFSSYAGVEAAYGAGQVHPLDLKMMTADYLVEVLAGVHDAVV
- a CDS encoding serine protein kinase RIO, with translation MGGDREGKEFDRKLEEMGIRIKDADSRKVRGEVFDEDTLLALYRLVHKKKISAIGGSISTGKEANVFLGEREGKTVAIKIYRMRTANFKAMAEYIVGDPRFAGMRKTRKDIVFTWTKKEFANLKRAREAGVPVPEPYAFDRNILIMEFIGEGDTAAPQIRNVELEDPEGVYRAVIGEIKTLFQEARLVHGDLSEFNILWREKPYIIDMGQAVTREHPNAGTFLIRDIRNINRFFSSFCSVEDEDALVREVTGGTFRPLADKER
- a CDS encoding KH domain-containing protein, with translation MTVQEIRIGANRIGALIGKDGAVKKALEEKTGAAIQIDSDEGEVRIEGEDAAGVLRATDVVTAIARGFSPERAFRLLDDEDLTIDVIDLSVVEPSPRQQERLRGRIIGKAGKAREQIEDMAYVVISVQGKTVTLIGTPEHLKNARTALEMLINGVPHETVYSFLEKKRREEKENILDYYY
- a CDS encoding ATP-dependent DNA helicase; this translates as MKVADLPLPDALRSQYSARGIEALYPPQEACVRAGIFEGKNLLCAIPTASGKTIVAEMVMHRHIADGGTCLYIVPLKALATEKYEDFSGKGVKVGVATGDLDRKDAYLGKNDIIVATSEKVDSLLRNAAPWLSRITLLVVDECHLIASPDRGATLEMVIAKLRHRNPAMQVIALSATVGNPGALAGWLDAELVTSEWRPVDLREGVFYNGMIHFEDHEREVPSKSKNDDLNLCLDTVAEGGQCLVFVSSRRNAEAFAKRAAGGLKLSEPALDDAADAIEREAATDLGKTLALCVRKGAAFHHAGLSSAERKIVEDTFRKGAIRVISSTPTLAAGLNLPARRVVIRDYLRFGDGGMAPIPVGEYKQMAGRAGRPHLDPYGEAVLIAKSEDGCQDLFEAYIDAPPEEVSSQCNSENALRTHVLSLIATRFVQSRGEVLSFMGETYYAYEHQGLRSTIHETIDRVIDWLVDAEMVTEFGDRLEATEYGDLVSRLYIDPRSAEKVVAALRGAPTYTDIGLLELICETPDMLTLFLRKDDAEILPLFLQDHEAELWTGVPYGSDEMEAFYASVKTAMLLSEWSDEVTEAMISEHFNVGPGDIHNKVETAVWLIHAASRLAYLFNRPLAKPITELGTRVKYGIKKELLPLIALRGIGRVLSRRLFDLGMTTPQEMRAAGIGKIAPILGEKTATKVLAQIEGKEAGDDAPAVEEEIEVKRERRQTTLSAFRGT